From Macaca mulatta isolate MMU2019108-1 chromosome 1, T2T-MMU8v2.0, whole genome shotgun sequence, the proteins below share one genomic window:
- the TMEM125 gene encoding transmembrane protein 125, producing MSEQEAQAPRGRGLPPDMLAEQVELWWSQQPRRSALCFVVAVGLVAGCGAGGVALLSTTSSRSGEWRLATGTVLCLLALLVLVKQLMSSAVQDMNCIRQAHHVALLRSGGGADALVVLLSGLVLLVTGLTLAGLAAAPAPARPLAAMLSVGIALAALGSLLLLGLLLYQVGVSGHCPSICMLTSSTHSGHGGHGSIFSISGQLSAGRRHETTSSIASLI from the coding sequence ATGTCTGAACAGGAGGCTCAAGCCCCAAGGGGCCGGGGGCTGCCCCCAGACATGCTGGCAGAGCAGGTGGAGCTGTGGTGGTCCCAGCAGCCACGGCGCTCGGCGCTCTGCTTTGTCGTGGCAGTGGGCCTCGTGGCAGGCTGTGGCGCGGGCGGCGTGGCACTGCTGTCAACCACCAGCAGCCGCTCAGGTGAATGGCGGCTAGCAACAGGCACTGTGCTCTGTCTGCTGGCTCTGCTGGTTCTGGTGAAACAGCTGATGAGCTCGGCCGTGCAGGACATGAACTGCATCCGCCAGGCCCACCATGTGGCCCTCCTGCGCAGTGGTGGAGGGGCCGATGCCCTCGTGGTGCTGCTCAGTGGCCTCGTGCTGCTGGTGACCGGCCTGACCCTGGCCGGGCTGGCCGCCGCCCCTGCCCCTGCTAGGCCGCTGGCCGCCATGCTGTCTGTGGGCATTGCTCTGGCTGCCTTGGGCTCACTTTTGCTGCTGGGCCTGCTGCTGTATCAAGTGGGCGTGAGCGGACACTGCCCTTCCATCTGTATGCTCACCTCCTCCACCCACAGTGGCCATGGCGGCCATGGCAGCATCTTCAGCATCTCAGGACAGTTGTCTGCTGGCCGGCGTCATGAGACCACATCCAGCATCGCCAGCCTCATCTGA